Proteins encoded within one genomic window of Canis lupus dingo isolate Sandy chromosome 28, ASM325472v2, whole genome shotgun sequence:
- the CXCL12 gene encoding stromal cell-derived factor 1 isoform X2 yields MNAKVAAALVLVLTALCLSHGKPVSLSYRCPCRFFESHIARANVKHLKILNTPNCALQIVARLKNNSRQVCIDPKLKWIQEYLEKALNKRFKM; encoded by the exons ATGAACGCCAAGGTCGCCGCCGCGCTGGTCCTCGTGCTGACTGCGCTGTGCCTCAGCCACG GCAAACCAGTCAGCCTGAGCTACAGATGTCCCTGCCGATTCTTCGAGAGCCACATTGCCAGAGCCAACGTCAAGCATCTCAAAATCCTCAACACTCCGAACTGTGCCCTTCAGATCGT GGCAAGACTGAAGAACAACAGCAGACAGGTGTGCATTGACCCGAAATTGAAGTGGATCCAGGAATACCTGGAGAAAGCTCTAAACAA GAGGTTCAAGATGTGA
- the CXCL12 gene encoding stromal cell-derived factor 1 isoform X1 — protein sequence MNAKVAAALVLVLTALCLSHGKPVSLSYRCPCRFFESHIARANVKHLKILNTPNCALQIVARLKNNSRQVCIDPKLKWIQEYLEKALNKGRREEKMGKKEKIGKKKRQKKRKAAQRRKN from the exons ATGAACGCCAAGGTCGCCGCCGCGCTGGTCCTCGTGCTGACTGCGCTGTGCCTCAGCCACG GCAAACCAGTCAGCCTGAGCTACAGATGTCCCTGCCGATTCTTCGAGAGCCACATTGCCAGAGCCAACGTCAAGCATCTCAAAATCCTCAACACTCCGAACTGTGCCCTTCAGATCGT GGCAAGACTGAAGAACAACAGCAGACAGGTGTGCATTGACCCGAAATTGAAGTGGATCCAGGAATACCTGGAGAAAGCTCTAAACAA GGGGcgcagagaagaaaaaatggggaaaaaagaaaagataggaaaaaagaagcgacagaagaaaagaaaggctgctcagagaaggaaaaactag